AGGATCGCCGCGGCGAGAGCCGCCGCAGCGAGCCGCGCGAGGGCTTCTCCGACCGTGGCCCGCGCGAGGCGCGCGGTGGCCGTCCGTCGAACAGCCCGCGCGCCCCGCGCGAGGGCGACCGTTCGGCGCGTCCCTTCGCCCGTGGCCCGCGTCCCGAATACCGGGGCGAGGCGTCCGGCGAGGTTCGCGCGGCCGGCCCGCGTCCTGACGGCGCCCGCCATGAGCGCCCGCGTCACGAGGGGCCCCGCCCCGAGCGCGCCCGCACCGAAGGGGCGCGCCCCGAGGGTGGCCGCGTGAACGAGCAGCGCGGCCCGCGCACCTCGTTCCGTCCGCGCTGACGCCCATCCCGGGAGCCTGATCCGCCGGTCCGATGCATTGAATCGGCCCGGATCGCGCTCAAAGCGAGACAAAGCGATGCCGTCGGGTTATGTGCCTGACGGCACGCTGTGCGTAAGCCTGTACGAGGAGAGCCAGGAATGGCGAAAGAGGAACTGCTCGAGTTCGACGGCACCGTCACCGAGGTGCTGCCCGACGGAAATTTCCGCGTCAAACTCGATAATGACCACGAAATTCTCGCCTATGCGGCGGGCAAGATGAAGAAGAACCGCATCCGCACCATCGTCGGTGACCGGGTCGTGGTGGAAATGTCGCCCTACGATCTCGAGCGCGGACGCATCAACTTCCGCCACAAGACCGGTGGCCCGACCCCGCCGATCGGTTCCGGCCAGCGCCGTCCCCCGCCGGGCCGTCGTCGCTGAGCGGATTGCGGGTCACGCCACAGAGCGCGTGACGCCGCCGGGCGCCGCCGCCTCACGCGGCACGCCGTCTCTGTTTCCCCTGATCGGGTTCTAGAACGTCAGCGCTCCTCGCCCGCCGGGGCGAGGCCGAGCGCTTGCGCGAGTCCTGTCGGCCGGCTCGCCGGTTCGCGCAGATCGAGATCCTCGGCGACATGGGCGATGTGCTCGCGCATGCGCCGCGCCGCCAGCTCCGCATCCCCCGCCGCGATCGCCGCGACGATGTCCGCATGTTCGCTCGGCGGGCAGGCGGAATGGTCGCCGCGGGCATAGAGCAGGATCGACAGCGAGCTCAGCGCCTGCAACTCCGTCAGCAGCCGCACGAAGACCGGGTTTCCCGCCTCCTCCGCCATCGCCACATGAAATTGCCCGGTGAGCCGCACCAGCGTGCCGGCATCGCCCGCCGCGCGCGCCGCGTCCTCGGTCGCCAGATGATGGCGCAGCCGGGCAAGCCCCGCCGCCGAGCAGCCGCAGGCGACGCTGCGCGCCACTTCCGGCTCCACCACGGCACGGGCCGCCAGCACATGGCGCGCCTCGTCGCGCGTGGGTGCGGTGACATAGGCGCCGCGATTGGGCCGCTGTTCGATGATGCCGTCCTGCGCGAGCCGCGCCAGCGCCTGCCGGACCACGGTCCGGCTCACCCCGAACAGGGTGGCGAGGCGGTCCTCGGTCAGCTTCTCGCCGGGCGGCA
Above is a window of Ancylobacter sp. WKF20 DNA encoding:
- a CDS encoding GntR family transcriptional regulator, whose translation is MNHVTPDLPARSRGSSEAPIRARILQAIFERRLPPGEKLTEDRLATLFGVSRTVVRQALARLAQDGIIEQRPNRGAYVTAPTRDEARHVLAARAVVEPEVARSVACGCSAAGLARLRHHLATEDAARAAGDAGTLVRLTGQFHVAMAEEAGNPVFVRLLTELQALSSLSILLYARGDHSACPPSEHADIVAAIAAGDAELAARRMREHIAHVAEDLDLREPASRPTGLAQALGLAPAGEER
- the infA gene encoding translation initiation factor IF-1 — translated: MAKEELLEFDGTVTEVLPDGNFRVKLDNDHEILAYAAGKMKKNRIRTIVGDRVVVEMSPYDLERGRINFRHKTGGPTPPIGSGQRRPPPGRRR